A genomic region of Desulfuromonas sp. TF contains the following coding sequences:
- a CDS encoding TatD family hydrolase: MRMPAALFDTHVHLNAAPLIENLDREIDRARQAGVESFLIPGVRWKEWPQMLSVARAVPGALVAPGLHPLAAAEWNEEVAGGLIDLFSNTLTAAVGEIGLDALIDSPDMEVQERAFRSQLRLAVEAQLPVLIHCRRATGRLLDILRQEKAQRVGGIFHAFSGSIETAMEAIRLGFVLGFGGPLTYPNARRIPEVLRQVPKDAIVLETDAPDMPPHPHRGEPNAPANLPLIARRVAEVRGWSEEETARVTTENARRILKPVTSHR, translated from the coding sequence ATGAGAATGCCTGCGGCCCTTTTCGACACCCATGTGCATCTCAATGCCGCCCCCCTGATCGAGAATCTCGATCGCGAGATCGATCGGGCGCGGCAGGCCGGCGTCGAGTCTTTCCTCATACCGGGCGTACGTTGGAAAGAGTGGCCGCAGATGCTCTCCGTCGCCCGGGCCGTTCCGGGAGCTCTTGTCGCTCCGGGGCTGCACCCCCTGGCGGCCGCGGAATGGAACGAGGAGGTCGCGGGCGGGCTCATTGATCTGTTCTCAAACACCTTGACGGCGGCTGTAGGGGAAATCGGCCTTGACGCTCTCATCGATTCCCCCGACATGGAGGTGCAGGAGCGGGCGTTTCGCAGTCAGCTGCGGCTTGCCGTTGAGGCGCAGCTGCCGGTTCTGATCCACTGCCGGAGGGCGACGGGAAGACTGCTGGATATTCTGCGGCAGGAAAAGGCTCAACGTGTCGGCGGAATCTTTCACGCCTTTTCCGGGAGCATCGAGACCGCCATGGAGGCGATCCGTCTCGGCTTCGTCCTCGGTTTCGGCGGCCCTTTGACCTATCCCAACGCCCGGAGGATCCCCGAGGTGCTGCGGCAGGTGCCAAAGGATGCGATCGTTCTCGAAACCGACGCTCCCGATATGCCGCCCCACCCCCACCGCGGAGAACCCAACGCTCCCGCCAACCTGCCGCTCATCGCCCGCCGGGTGGCAGAGGTACGCGGCTGGAGCGAGGAAGAGACGGCACGGGTGACGACGGAGAACGCGCGAAGAATCCTTAAGCCGGTGACTAGTCATCGCTAA
- a CDS encoding ThiF family adenylyltransferase translates to MKQHRFSRMELLVGDQGMSRLAGSSVAVFGIGGVGSYASEALARAGVGRLTLVDFDDICLTNVNRQLHALDGTVGRPKVQVMAERCRAIHPQAQVEPIRAFYEAVNAEELLGRGYNYVLDCIDHITAKLHLIQSCKEREIPVISSMGAANKLDPTKIAVADLFHTQKCRLARIIRKELRRRGIVSDVKVVYSTEEFRPLGESTAGCAGGCICPNKEEQRWSCTDRRVILGSSSYIPPIFGLTMAGEVIRALLGDGTP, encoded by the coding sequence ATGAAACAACATCGCTTCTCCCGCATGGAACTTCTGGTCGGAGATCAGGGAATGTCACGCCTGGCCGGATCATCGGTGGCCGTCTTCGGCATCGGTGGGGTCGGCAGCTATGCCTCCGAGGCCCTGGCGCGGGCCGGAGTGGGCCGTCTCACCCTGGTCGATTTCGATGATATCTGTCTCACCAACGTGAACCGCCAGCTTCACGCCCTCGACGGCACCGTCGGGCGCCCCAAGGTCCAGGTCATGGCCGAGCGCTGCAGGGCCATACATCCCCAGGCGCAGGTCGAACCGATCCGGGCCTTTTACGAGGCGGTCAATGCCGAAGAGCTGCTGGGGCGGGGCTATAATTATGTCCTCGACTGCATCGACCACATCACCGCCAAGCTGCACCTGATCCAATCCTGCAAGGAGCGGGAGATCCCCGTCATCTCCTCCATGGGGGCGGCCAACAAGCTCGATCCGACCAAAATTGCCGTCGCCGATCTCTTCCATACCCAGAAGTGCCGGCTCGCCCGCATCATCCGAAAGGAGCTGCGTCGGCGGGGCATCGTCTCGGATGTGAAAGTGGTTTACTCCACCGAGGAGTTCCGCCCCCTGGGCGAATCGACCGCCGGCTGCGCCGGGGGGTGCATCTGCCCCAACAAGGAGGAGCAGCGCTGGAGCTGCACCGACCGCCGGGTCATCCTCGGCAGCTCCTCCTATATCCCGCCGATCTTCGGCCTGACCATGGCCGGGGAGGTGATCCGCGCCCTGCTCGGAGATGGGACGCCGTGA
- a CDS encoding methyl-accepting chemotaxis protein: MDQRAPAKTSYLKKLFFFTHITGLVAGGIFPLLVAPFLGGAVISLPFILSCLGMGLVMGAIIYLFVRESLKKQLRLQLQQLRPLTGEIALGKNTVEGLQEASETAVSHVDALVKGLLGTVDDLIPHYRSLSETGRYFFDRSREGLKAAVNTRSDINALSEKQQAVLAQVEALSNRSQDEAALSRELSASLEEMAGAMDHSTAKFLETTTCVDEVASSVREVTSQTENIARDVEGAAHDLDAFSESLQKIRTGASASAQAAEAVNRDAENGLVVVKSSMEEMERIEKDSRESMAAMQRLAHQTGEVAKIIGVIKELVSDTELLAFNAAIIAAQAGEEGKGFAVVAEEIRDLADRTTTSAQDIHRIVEAIGGDTAEVTKAVEATGERILRGKQLSLSTGEALRKIVESSKSAALASEEIAELTGQEGERSRTLLKGAGHSLRSVKAIARAMQEQLIATVRIQEGVTEMKGAADQIARGMEEQVRATREFDRGLEEREVQIQSIHEATSFQMTTVEKVFSHFATSETRLSKNAEKAEVLVKEIRELEIMAERLRKLAADFGRPDQGKSFSVGAAPAAVSA, from the coding sequence ATGGACCAGAGAGCTCCGGCTAAGACTTCTTACCTTAAAAAGCTGTTTTTTTTCACCCACATTACCGGACTCGTGGCGGGTGGCATCTTTCCATTGCTGGTTGCCCCTTTTCTAGGCGGTGCCGTCATCTCCCTCCCCTTCATCCTGAGCTGTCTGGGGATGGGCCTGGTCATGGGAGCCATCATCTATCTCTTTGTTCGCGAATCCCTCAAGAAACAGCTCCGCCTGCAGCTTCAACAACTGCGCCCCCTGACTGGAGAAATCGCCCTGGGCAAGAATACGGTGGAAGGACTGCAGGAGGCTTCGGAAACCGCTGTCTCTCATGTCGACGCTCTGGTCAAGGGCCTTCTCGGCACCGTGGATGACCTCATCCCGCACTACCGCTCACTGAGCGAAACCGGCCGATATTTTTTCGACAGATCGCGGGAGGGCTTGAAGGCCGCCGTGAACACCCGAAGCGATATCAACGCCTTGAGCGAAAAACAGCAGGCCGTACTGGCACAGGTGGAGGCTCTTTCCAACCGCTCTCAGGACGAGGCCGCCCTGTCCCGGGAGCTCTCAGCTTCCCTGGAGGAGATGGCGGGTGCGATGGATCATTCCACCGCTAAATTTCTTGAGACCACCACCTGTGTCGATGAAGTGGCCTCCAGCGTGCGGGAGGTGACCTCTCAGACAGAGAACATAGCCAGAGATGTGGAGGGTGCGGCCCATGATCTGGATGCCTTCAGTGAATCGCTGCAGAAAATCCGCACAGGGGCTTCGGCCAGCGCACAAGCTGCCGAAGCAGTGAACAGGGATGCCGAAAACGGTCTTGTGGTGGTCAAGTCCTCCATGGAGGAAATGGAGCGGATCGAAAAGGACAGCCGGGAATCGATGGCGGCCATGCAGCGCCTGGCCCACCAGACCGGCGAAGTGGCAAAAATAATCGGGGTCATCAAGGAACTGGTTTCCGATACCGAACTGCTGGCCTTCAATGCCGCCATCATCGCCGCACAAGCCGGGGAAGAGGGGAAAGGCTTCGCCGTTGTGGCGGAAGAGATCCGCGACCTGGCCGACCGCACCACTACAAGCGCACAGGATATTCACCGAATCGTTGAGGCGATCGGGGGAGATACCGCCGAGGTGACCAAGGCGGTGGAAGCGACGGGAGAACGCATTCTTCGCGGCAAGCAGTTGTCGCTGTCCACCGGCGAGGCTTTGCGCAAGATCGTCGAAAGCTCAAAGAGCGCGGCGCTAGCTTCCGAGGAGATCGCCGAGCTCACCGGCCAGGAGGGGGAACGGTCCCGCACGCTGCTCAAAGGTGCGGGGCACAGCCTGCGCTCCGTCAAGGCCATAGCCAGAGCCATGCAGGAGCAGTTGATCGCTACGGTTCGTATTCAGGAAGGGGTCACTGAAATGAAAGGCGCGGCTGATCAGATTGCCAGGGGGATGGAGGAGCAGGTCAGGGCCACACGCGAATTCGACCGCGGCCTGGAGGAACGGGAAGTGCAGATTCAGTCCATCCATGAGGCGACCAGTTTCCAGATGACAACCGTCGAAAAAGTCTTCTCTCATTTCGCGACATCGGAGACCCGCCTGAGCAAGAATGCCGAGAAGGCGGAGGTTCTGGTCAAGGAAATCCGCGAGCTGGAAATTATGGCTGAACGCCTCCGGAA